One Geotrypetes seraphini chromosome 15, aGeoSer1.1, whole genome shotgun sequence genomic window carries:
- the LOC117349441 gene encoding cytochrome c oxidase subunit 7B, mitochondrial-like, with amino-acid sequence MFPLAKSALALTARSVQRIASRQCHHQNEHDFHAKYGNLILVSGAVFCTSIWAYVITQTGITWNLSPVGRVTPKEWKDQ; translated from the coding sequence ATGTTTCCTCTGGCCAAGTCGGCGCTCGCGCTCACCGCTCGTAGTGTTCAACGGATTGCATCAAGACAGTGCCACCACCAAAATGAACATGACTTCCATGCTAAATATGGCAACCTGATCCTTGTTTCTGGGGCAGTATTCTGTACTTCAATCTGGGCATATGTTATAACACAGACTGGAATTACTTGGAATTTGTCCCCTGTTGGCAGAGTTACACCAAAGGAATGGAAGGATCAGTAA